One stretch of Candidatus Krumholzibacteriia bacterium DNA includes these proteins:
- a CDS encoding DEAD/DEAH box helicase: protein RPARFAPLDPPVHPRIAAAINTDGITRLYTHQADAIRHARAGEHVVVVTGTASGKTLCYNVPVLEAILAEPDACALYLYPTKALAQDQLRTLTRYLETDPSLPLVTGTYDGDTPPNARRKLKNEANVLLTNPDMLHSGILPNHGTWARFLANLKYVVVDEVHTYRGTFGSNVAHVLGRLNRICEHYGAKPTFIGCSATIRNPKELAERLTSRPMQVVENDGSPRGPKAFAIWNPPFFGDDRVERKSANVEAARILSELVAQDHQAIAFVRARVVSEVVARYAQEFVTKLSPSRAKLIKSYRGGYLPEERRRIERALFGGELKAVVSTNALELGIDIGSMEAALLVGYPGSIASVWQQAGRAGRGADASLVILLPYDSPIDQYMAKHPDYFFGRSPENAVIDPLNAHIVLSHVRAAAFELPIRKEDWEQFGAYCGPILKLLEDDRQVRQQGGQFFWSGPNYPSADVSLRNIGDDVYTIIIGTSAAMAAEGLKAVPNEHSRVIGTIDESGAFQQLHPQAVYIHGSETYFVNELDIRKKIAWVQKEDTDYYTQSITETKIKIENEELHKSEHASEIHWGDLSVTSVTYMFKKIKFGSRDSLGFGALDLPAQTLDTTGMWLLPHPEAYALAKQAGRVPREGLLGISNVIREVIPLFAMCDTMDVGASVDSSAANAPGIFVHDRFPGGLGFALKAYELIDEILPACLELLDHCACNGGCPSCVGSPLPPYSHLDPDVNARGLIPDKEAAKSILHHMLGREPYQPSARTAAGSAELLREGEDLRKLVDSTQLPVTLEKKLRQRVDKLRKRGPAFRPR from the coding sequence GAGCCCGACGCGTGCGCGCTGTACCTGTATCCCACCAAGGCGCTCGCGCAGGACCAGTTGCGCACGCTGACGCGCTACCTCGAAACCGACCCCAGCCTGCCGCTCGTCACCGGTACCTACGACGGCGACACGCCGCCCAACGCGCGCCGCAAGCTCAAGAACGAAGCCAACGTGCTGCTCACCAACCCCGACATGCTGCACTCGGGCATCCTCCCCAACCACGGAACGTGGGCGCGTTTTCTCGCCAACCTCAAGTACGTGGTGGTCGACGAGGTGCATACCTACCGCGGCACCTTCGGATCCAACGTGGCGCACGTGCTGGGGCGTTTGAATAGGATCTGCGAGCACTACGGGGCGAAACCGACATTCATCGGCTGCTCCGCCACCATCCGCAACCCGAAGGAGCTCGCCGAACGCCTCACCAGCCGTCCCATGCAGGTGGTGGAGAACGACGGTTCGCCGCGCGGACCCAAGGCGTTCGCCATCTGGAACCCGCCGTTCTTCGGAGACGACCGTGTGGAAAGAAAGAGCGCCAACGTGGAAGCGGCGCGCATCCTCTCCGAACTGGTGGCGCAGGACCACCAGGCCATCGCCTTCGTGCGCGCACGCGTGGTGAGCGAAGTGGTGGCCCGCTACGCGCAGGAGTTCGTGACGAAGCTCTCGCCGTCGCGTGCCAAACTCATCAAGAGCTACCGCGGCGGGTATCTGCCCGAGGAACGGCGCAGGATCGAGCGCGCCTTGTTCGGAGGGGAACTCAAGGCGGTGGTGAGCACCAACGCGCTGGAGCTCGGCATCGACATCGGCAGCATGGAGGCGGCACTGCTGGTGGGTTATCCCGGGTCGATCGCATCCGTGTGGCAGCAGGCCGGGCGCGCGGGCCGCGGCGCGGACGCGTCGCTCGTGATCCTCCTGCCGTACGATTCGCCCATCGACCAGTACATGGCCAAGCACCCGGACTACTTCTTCGGGCGCTCGCCCGAGAACGCGGTCATCGATCCCCTGAACGCGCACATCGTGCTGAGCCACGTGCGCGCGGCGGCGTTCGAGCTGCCCATTCGAAAAGAAGACTGGGAGCAGTTCGGCGCCTACTGCGGGCCCATCTTGAAGCTGCTGGAAGACGACCGCCAGGTGCGCCAGCAGGGCGGGCAGTTCTTCTGGAGCGGGCCCAACTACCCCAGCGCCGACGTGAGCCTGCGCAACATCGGCGACGACGTGTACACCATCATAATAGGGACGTCGGCGGCCATGGCGGCCGAGGGGCTGAAGGCGGTTCCCAACGAGCACAGCCGCGTCATCGGCACCATCGACGAGAGCGGCGCCTTCCAGCAGCTGCACCCGCAGGCCGTCTACATCCACGGCAGCGAGACGTACTTCGTCAACGAGCTGGATATTCGCAAGAAGATCGCGTGGGTGCAGAAGGAAGACACCGACTACTACACGCAGTCGATCACCGAGACCAAGATCAAGATCGAGAACGAGGAACTGCACAAGAGCGAGCACGCCAGCGAGATCCACTGGGGCGACCTGTCGGTGACGTCGGTGACCTACATGTTCAAGAAGATCAAGTTCGGCAGCCGCGACTCGCTGGGGTTTGGCGCACTCGACCTCCCCGCGCAGACGCTCGACACCACCGGCATGTGGCTCCTGCCGCACCCGGAGGCGTACGCGCTGGCCAAACAGGCTGGCCGCGTGCCGCGCGAGGGGTTGCTGGGGATCTCCAACGTGATCCGCGAGGTGATTCCGCTGTTTGCCATGTGCGACACCATGGACGTGGGGGCGTCGGTGGATTCATCCGCCGCCAACGCGCCCGGCATCTTCGTACACGACCGCTTCCCGGGCGGGCTGGGGTTCGCGCTCAAGGCGTACGAACTCATCGACGAGATCCTGCCCGCGTGCCTCGAACTGCTCGACCACTGCGCGTGCAACGGCGGCTGTCCCTCGTGCGTGGGCTCGCCGCTGCCGCCGTACTCGCACCTCGATCCGGACGTGAACGCGCGCGGGCTGATTCCCGACAAGGAAGCCGCCAAGTCGATCCTCCATCATATGCTCGGACGCGAGCCGTACCAGCCGTCCGCGCGTACCGCCGCGGGCAGCGCGGAGTTGCTGCGAGAGGGGGAGGACCTGCGCAAGCTGGTCGACTCCACGCAACTCCCGGTGACGCTGGAGAAGAAACTTCGCCAGCGCGTCGACAAGCTGCGCAAGCGCGGCCCCGCTTTCAGACCGCGTTGA